The following coding sequences are from one Rhipicephalus microplus isolate Deutch F79 chromosome 3, USDA_Rmic, whole genome shotgun sequence window:
- the LOC119160060 gene encoding diamine acetyltransferase 1: MSFKVRSAVRDDCGAIMGLIRELADYERMLDQVQATVDDLEDHLFSDDKARWACANVATADDGGRVIGFVLYFFIFDPLTLERVAYMEDLYVQPAYRGRGVGLALWSSVAQHGVRNSCEVLNFEVLDWNVPSLEFYAKRGATNITRSRGCQHFRFSASSGAPFL; encoded by the coding sequence ATGTCGTTCAAGGTGAGATCCGCCGTACGCGACGACTGTGGCGCCATAATGGGCCTGATTCGAGAGTTGGCCGACTACGAGCGAATGCTGGATCAAGTCCAGGCGACTGTCGACGACCTCGAAGACCACCTCTTCTCCGACGACAAAGCGCGCTGGGCTTGCGCGAACGTAGCGACGGCTGATGACGGTGGACGCGTCATCGGTTTCGTTCTGTACTTCTTCATTTTTGATCCACTGACCCTGGAGCGCGTGGCGTACATGGAAGACCTCTACGTGCAGCCCGCGTACCGAGGTCGGGGCGTCGGCCTGGCCCTGTGGAGTTCGGTCGCGCAACACGGTGTCCGGAACTCGTGCGAAGTGCTCAACTTCGAGGTGCTCGACTGGAACGTGCCGTCGCTGGAGTTCTACGCCAAGCGGGGCGCCACCAACATCACGCGTTCGCGAGGTTGCCAGCACTTCAGGTTCTCCGCTTCGTCCGGCGCCCCATTTCTGTGA